Genomic window (Osmerus eperlanus chromosome 26, fOsmEpe2.1, whole genome shotgun sequence):
CCTTCTTATAATTGCGTACAACAGTGCTCTCGTGTCTGAGGTACAGATCACAGTTAACTGCAATGTGGATATACAGGAAATGACAGGCTACAAGCATTTCTCGTGTAACCACACTATGGCTCATCTGTTCTCCAAGCTCTCGTACTGCTACTTGTGCTTTGTGGCTGTCTATGGATTCACGTGCCTTTACACATCCTACTGGCTGTTTTACCGCTCTCTCAAAGAATACTCCTTTGAGTATGTGAGGCAAGAAACAGGCATTGATGATATTCCAGATGTGAAAAATGACTTTGCCTTCATGCTCCACATGATAGACCAGTATGATCCTCTGTATTCGAAACGGTTTGCCGTGTTCCTCTCCGAAGTCAGTGAGAACAAACTGAAACAGCTTAACCTCAACCACGAGTGGACAGCGGAGAAGCTGCGTCTGAAGTTGCAGGTCAACTCCAACAACAGGCTCGAACTCCAGTTGTTCATGCTGTCTGGGCTACCGGACACTATATTCGAGGTGACTGAGCTCCAGTCGCTGAAGCTGGAGATCATCAACAACGTCACCATTCCCGCCTCCATATCCCAACTGGAGGATCTTCAGGAGCTCTCCCTATACCAGTGCTGCCTAAAGGTGCACACGGCAGCCAACTCCTTCCTGAAAGAGAACCTCAAAGTCCTTCGAGTGAAGTTCGACGACAGCAGGGAGCTGCCTAACTGGTTCTACGGCCTACGCAACCTGGAGGAACTCTACCTGATTGGCTCACTAAGTCCCGACACCACCAAGGACAAGACTGTCACTCTGGAGTCCCTGCGAGAGCTGAAGTCCCTGAAGATTCTGTCTCTCAAGAGCAACTTCACCAAAATCCCCCAGTCTATAGTAGACCTGTCCCATCATCTGCAGCGCCTCTACATCCACAACGATTACACCAAGCTGGTCATGCTGAACAACCTGAAGAAGATGGTGAATCTCATCGATCTGGAACTGGTGCATTGCGATCTGGAACGCATCCCTCACGCTATCTTTAGCCTTACGAACCTACAGGAACTGGACCTGAAGGAGAACAACATTCGCTCCATAGAGGAGATCATCAGCTTCCAGCACCTGCGCAAACTCACGTGCCTCAAGCTATGGCACAACAGCATCGCCTACATCCCGGAGCATGTCAAAAAGCTTGGCAGCTTGGAGCGCCTTTACTTTAGCCACAACAAGATTGAGATATTGCCCTCGCACCTGTTTTTATGCAACAAGTTGCGCCATCTTGACATGTCAAACAACGACATTTGCTTTATTCCACCAGAGATCGGCGTTCTTCAGAGCCTACAGTACTTTTCTGTCTCGTGCAACAAGATTGAGAATCTCCCCGATGAGCTATTTTTTTGCAAGAAACTGAAAACCCTCAAGCTGGGTAGGAATACCCTGTCCTTGCTGTCACCAAAGATTTCCTCCCTGGTTCAGCTGACACATTTGGAGCTCAAGGGAAACCATTTTGAGGTCCTCCCACCAGAGCTTAGCCTCTGTCGGGCCTTGAAGCGCAGTGGTCTTGTGGTAGAGGATCCCCTTTTTGACACATTGCCTTCTGATATCAGGGACCAAATGAAGGCGGAGTGATGCTGCCTTTTGTCTTAGATCTTAAGTGCCGACTGTCTTAATCCGACAGTACAATCTGTGACAATGGTAGTTTTTACTTAGTACATGAATCATCAACAAACTCAAGTACTACATCAATTGTTTAGTTTGAATCCTAATGAACTATGTTTTGGTTGTGCACgttgaaaaaacaaaaaaaaaacagattcaTTGTTTCCGAGGATTTCAACCTCAGTATATGAAGGTTTTTTTGTAGTggcattttttttaatttttatttatGACTTTATTTTCTTACAGTTACATTTTCTAGGACATTTCAATGAACTGTCATTGTGCTATATTTAGAATGACAACATGTATTGCATTGTAATTCTAGAGCGCACTAGAATCTCTGCCTTTTCCAAGCTTCTTCAACTCCAAATGTAGTGACGGTGGTACGAAATCACCGTGGTGATGAAGGCAGCCACGGTGTATTCATACTTATCGTATGCCCTTCTCCTTTTCAAACTATTAATGCATAGTATTCTAAAAAAGGTCAAGTTCCAAAAACAATCTAAGCTTACAGTACATTGCACTGGGAATTCCAATTCCAATATACAGTGTCTCCTTCACGCAAAGCCTAACCAATAAACCGTTCTATGTCTATGACGTTGTTTACCATGATGTATATAGTTAGGCTTGATATTATTCATTTTAAAGACGTTGTGTTATTTCCGAAGTGGTCTTTATTCAATGAATGAAAAACCAGGCAATTGGTATCAAATTAATGACTGTGTTCCTCTACTCAGGCAGGCTCTTGAAGTGACTCTAAAAATCAAGACAGTATTTCCATTAATACAGGTCAAGTCAATGTCAAGTGAAAGGTTGAGCAGTTGTCCACTATTGTTATCGATCTTTTCCTATTCATCACGAGGTCTTGTTTTATTCAATCACATTATAGCTGCATCTAAATAGACTAACCAAATTATGACACCTCGATTGGCAGATTAATTAAAATGTGAGCTATATGCTTAAATTCAATTCACTTTATTGATCCCAAGTGAAGTTCTATGTGTATGTCCATTGCAATGCATTTAATTTTTATAGTTGATGTGTCAGATCCATGTCAACTTTGGTGGAGTCTGCTTACAACATCTGCTTGATAAGGGAAAGTTAAAACGAACCAAATAGAACCAGAAatgtgggctgggctggggtgggatGGCAGCTACCAACCAGCACGAGAGTAGGTTGTAAACGCGCATGTCTATTATTAGCAGAGTTaaaaccagcagcagcagcagctgaagCTTGCAGCGTCGCCTGCAGGGTCCAAAAAGTATTTCTGGAATTTTAAATCGATTGGCATAAGGCACCGTGCGCGTGTGCAAATACTCTTGTCAACAGCGACGCGCCAGCTGTCATTCATGAGTCAATCACCTGAAAATGTTGCTTCGCTTACAGCATATCAATGAAGGATCAAaaacgttttctttttttccactaTGTAAAGCTTAACTTGTAAGGTGCAAGGATAGTGATGTTTTGTACCGTTTTATACTATTttctgttagttttttttctttgtcaaGGAATAAACAGCTGCTTTAACAGTTTTTTTACGATGTGTTATTTATAGTTCCAGTAGCCTATAGTTGTCACTCCCAATTAGGACATCAGAAACAAGTTGTACGTCAGTGTACAAGTCTCAGATGATGGCCTACAATATTTACAAGGCATCAGATAGCTTGCAGTCTATTATGTCACTCAAGATGGCAGCATTGTGCAAAAATTAAATAATTTTGGTTTTAAACGTAGAAGCAGAGAACGTGCGAAGGCATTTTAATATAATCCAATCTATCGACATCAATCTTAAATGGTAATGGTGTACATGTGTCCCTATATGTTGTGTAGGCTATTCATCTGTGATATGATGGGAACCACGTACATTTTTATGAACTAAATTAGTCTTAAGTGATAAGTGCAAGAGCATGAGGCAACAAGTCTAAAGTTGGTCTGGTTAAGACAGTTGGATGATCTAAGAGTGAAACATAGTTATTATAGTAACATATATTCACAATAGTGAATGCTGACTTTAAAATGGCCAATGACTAATACAGTTCAAAGTTAAATCGTTCAGATGTTCCAGACACCTTTGTTTAATTTCTTGGCAGACTTCCATGTCTGAAGTTGTGTTGAATTTCTGCAGGATCATAGGCCTTAATTTGGAGTTTCTACGTAAGAAAAAATCTAGGGAAGGATATTTTGTTACAAAAACGCAAACACATCTTTACAGTAAAACCCCTGGATAAATATTCTTGATAAAATAATGAGAATGTTTTATATGTATTTAGTAGGCCTTTGAGTGCAGACTGGGGTTATCCAAGTAGCCTACTTCAAGCCCCTAGGGCCCAAGTTCCTGTCACCCAAGCAACAATACATTCCTGGTTTCTAAGGTAACAACTGGTTTTACAGGCGGTCTCATCCGGGCGTGAGTGTTGCGTATACAGAGTAGGCCTAATATACGCAATTGAATATTGAGGATTTGATCGGAAGGTGCAGCCAGGTGTACAACAAAAGCTTGATGACACTGCTGTGTTTTGAGTATTGGATCCCAAAAGCCTACTAGTAAATGATATTGCACTTTTAATAGCCTATAACTTCTTAAAAATTAAGTTCTTAAACAAAAATGTaatagcctataggcctattaTTCATCAAATATTTGACAGTAGGCCTGGGAAGATTTTGCGAGTGGACATTTGCCTACTGTAAGCCTAGCAGTGTAGCTTTAtcacatatatataaaaaaaaaacattacttaAAGACAAAACATATTGTCACACAGTAGCCTAttttacagtaggcctatggcTAATGTAACTGTTACTGTACAACCTTCCGGCACCGCAGCATGTCGCTCTTGAGAAGCATCCGAAAGACATTCTAATCTGTTTATACCCGACCCGTACATGCTCCGGTTCACGCTTGACTAGATAGGAGAACCGCTTTGTTCTTGGCCTACCCTGCTTTATCGAAACATGGGATGTACAAAGAATAGAGCTAGTCATGTATTGGTAGAGGTATCGGGTTAGTTGGACCAAATCATTTGAAGGTGCGTATTCGACATAGCCTAGGCTACCTAGACGCTGACAGAGGCAGCTAGGCTACGAACTTGCTTTATTTTATGTAAGACGATTTCTATAAATAACGGCACCATATGTTGCTTAATATTTATCACACTAACATGCAGTAAGGAAAATTAAGTAGGCAGGAAAGGGATAGAAGCCCATGTAAGTAGATCTTCAAAGCGGATAGTTATAGCCTAATCACAGTTTATTAGACATTTCTACATTAATTCTGATATTGTTTGGATCATAGTTGCTTATATATAGGTTATCCGACACAAGATGTATCATATCCAAACAATTACAACGAAATGATTAGCGATGTTATTAATTTGAATCGGAAGTATTAAAGAAACATTGCCGAGATACAACTGTTTCATCGCATCTCGTTTACGGTGATCAAGTTTattgtaaaagaaaaaaacaatcatCCACAGACCAACAGAACGTCTTCTACAGAGAACATGTCCATAGCAAAACGTTAAATCAATTACGGAATAAGTTTATAGGCTAATATTAGTTGGATCAATATCAATGTTCACTGTGAATGAAACTGCTGTGTCACAAATGCCGGTTACCCACGACCCTATGCAGTTGTCAAAAAGCAGGCATGGCGTCGTGTCCAGTTGAATAGCAATACCTAATAGACATGTATATTCTAACATAGCCATTGTGGCTAGTCAGATATCGTATTTTGTCAAGTTTATACGGTATTCATTTATGTAGCTGGTTCGTTGTTGGTTGAAGTAGGCCAACTTTCACATAGCCTTTGGAGTGGGCACATATTTGCAACACAGTCAGTAAACGTAAAGGCTAAGGAGACTATGAGATTGACTCATATGTGGTTGTTTAAATAATCTGGACCATGTAAACAAATGGGCCTTGCAGATGAGTCAATTGCATGTAATAGTCTTTGGGCTACTATTGCAGCTAGACTGTGTGTCACAGATCCGTTGGCTCCTCTGTCACTATGAAATTGCTTATAGTGGACCAGCATGTATCCAATGTGTCATAATCTGTTTTGCCGCACCAGTTAAATGccttgtgtgtgtaatgttgaTGTCATGTTATGCAGTATCTTACTTGGGCCAATGATAAAACCTCATTCTCATCACATCGGGATT
Coding sequences:
- the LOC134012866 gene encoding volume-regulated anion channel subunit LRRC8C-like translates to MIPVTEFRQFTEQQPAFRVLKPWWDVFTDYLSVVMLMIGVFGCTLQVMQDKIICLPQRTSLPNQSTLMQNNNESAMESSLPTATNLSPLPKEMKGLKFNLDLQQYSFINQMCYEKALHWYAKYFPYLVLIHTVIFMVCSNFWFKFPGSSSKIEHFVSILGKCFDSPWTTRALSEVSGENPEEKDPKQNQGSKCDINDSVVGANLEKTQSLKSIPEKIVVDKPSASVLEKKEGEQAKALFEKVKKFRLHVEEGDILYVMYVRQTVIKVLKFLLIIAYNSALVSEVQITVNCNVDIQEMTGYKHFSCNHTMAHLFSKLSYCYLCFVAVYGFTCLYTSYWLFYRSLKEYSFEYVRQETGIDDIPDVKNDFAFMLHMIDQYDPLYSKRFAVFLSEVSENKLKQLNLNHEWTAEKLRLKLQVNSNNRLELQLFMLSGLPDTIFEVTELQSLKLEIINNVTIPASISQLEDLQELSLYQCCLKVHTAANSFLKENLKVLRVKFDDSRELPNWFYGLRNLEELYLIGSLSPDTTKDKTVTLESLRELKSLKILSLKSNFTKIPQSIVDLSHHLQRLYIHNDYTKLVMLNNLKKMVNLIDLELVHCDLERIPHAIFSLTNLQELDLKENNIRSIEEIISFQHLRKLTCLKLWHNSIAYIPEHVKKLGSLERLYFSHNKIEILPSHLFLCNKLRHLDMSNNDICFIPPEIGVLQSLQYFSVSCNKIENLPDELFFCKKLKTLKLGRNTLSLLSPKISSLVQLTHLELKGNHFEVLPPELSLCRALKRSGLVVEDPLFDTLPSDIRDQMKAE